One bacterium DNA window includes the following coding sequences:
- the asnB gene encoding asparagine synthase (glutamine-hydrolyzing), which yields MCGICGILYHDQEQRVEPALLKAMADAIRHRGPDDEGFLIRGHVGLAMRRLSIIDVATGQQPIFNEDGSMAIVFNGEIYNHRRIRADLQARGHAFRTQADTEVILHAYEEYGVDCVKKLNGMFGLAVWDGRRQRLFIARDRLGVKPLYYYSDDHHFVFGSELKALLQVPELPRRVNAKALDNFLTFEYIASPLSIYQNVFKLPQAHYLLWESGRITIHPYWQLTYGAAQGSEGERAEELLALLQDATKIRLMSEVPLGAFLSGGLDSSSIVALMARSSDRPVKTFSIGFTHSSYNELPYARAVSERFGTEHYEEIITPDAVRLTERIVGQLDEPFADFSVFPTLMVSEMARKHVTVVLSGDGGDEVLAGYDTYRADRLARRYGRVPFGLRRSLIEPAIRALPPTDKKKGAINKARRFIEGLQLPADLGHVRWMIFLQQAEKAALYTPELTARLAPFDPYDFIREKFSAASAATPLDQQQYVDIHTYLADDILVKVDRMSMLVSLEARTPFLDYRFVEFCATLPPHLRLAGRQTKYLLKRAMQNLLPDLILHRGKEGFSIPIKQWMKQELRPLMEEYLSVERLRRGGEFQPAYVQRLMQEHLTGKENHSHRLWALMSYQMWRERWLETHTA from the coding sequence ATGTGCGGTATTTGCGGTATTCTCTATCATGATCAGGAACAGCGGGTGGAGCCGGCGCTGCTTAAAGCCATGGCCGACGCCATCCGTCATCGCGGACCGGATGATGAAGGATTTCTTATCCGCGGCCATGTAGGATTAGCCATGCGACGGTTGAGCATCATTGATGTGGCCACCGGCCAGCAGCCGATCTTTAATGAAGACGGTTCCATGGCCATTGTTTTCAACGGGGAGATATACAACCATCGCCGAATCCGCGCCGATCTGCAAGCCCGCGGTCATGCGTTCCGCACTCAAGCGGACACTGAGGTGATCCTGCACGCCTATGAAGAGTACGGCGTGGACTGCGTGAAAAAACTGAACGGCATGTTCGGTCTGGCGGTGTGGGACGGCCGTCGGCAACGGCTGTTCATCGCGCGGGATCGGCTGGGTGTCAAACCTCTGTATTACTATTCGGACGACCATCACTTCGTCTTCGGCTCCGAACTGAAAGCCTTGCTGCAGGTGCCGGAACTGCCGCGCCGGGTCAACGCAAAAGCGCTTGATAATTTTCTTACATTTGAGTATATTGCTAGCCCTCTGTCGATTTACCAAAACGTCTTTAAACTGCCGCAAGCGCACTATCTGCTTTGGGAGTCCGGAAGGATCACAATCCATCCCTACTGGCAGTTGACCTACGGCGCCGCACAGGGGAGTGAGGGTGAACGGGCGGAAGAATTGCTGGCGCTCCTGCAGGACGCGACTAAAATACGATTGATGAGCGAAGTCCCCCTGGGCGCGTTTCTGAGCGGCGGGTTGGACTCCAGCTCCATCGTCGCTCTGATGGCCCGCAGCAGCGATCGTCCGGTTAAAACATTTTCCATCGGCTTTACCCATTCGAGCTACAATGAACTGCCCTACGCGCGCGCAGTCAGCGAGCGGTTCGGCACAGAGCACTATGAGGAGATCATCACGCCCGATGCCGTCCGTCTGACCGAGCGCATCGTCGGGCAATTGGACGAGCCGTTCGCGGATTTCTCAGTTTTTCCGACATTGATGGTTTCCGAAATGGCGCGCAAGCATGTGACGGTCGTCCTGTCCGGCGACGGCGGCGATGAGGTGCTGGCCGGTTATGACACCTATCGGGCGGATCGCTTGGCGCGGCGCTATGGCCGCGTGCCGTTCGGGCTGCGGCGATCCCTGATCGAGCCGGCGATCCGCGCCCTGCCGCCGACGGACAAGAAAAAGGGCGCGATCAACAAAGCGCGACGTTTCATTGAAGGCCTGCAACTGCCGGCGGATCTGGGGCATGTGCGCTGGATGATTTTTCTCCAGCAAGCTGAGAAAGCCGCGCTGTATACGCCCGAGCTGACGGCCAGATTGGCGCCGTTCGATCCCTATGATTTCATTCGGGAAAAATTCTCCGCGGCCTCTGCGGCCACACCGCTGGACCAACAGCAATATGTGGATATTCATACCTATCTGGCCGACGACATTTTGGTCAAGGTGGACCGAATGAGCATGCTTGTGTCGTTGGAGGCGCGCACGCCGTTTCTGGATTATCGCTTTGTCGAGTTCTGTGCCACGTTGCCGCCGCATCTGCGCCTGGCCGGCCGGCAGACCAAATACCTGTTGAAAAGAGCCATGCAGAATCTGCTGCCGGACTTGATTCTGCATCGCGGCAAAGAGGGTTTTAGCATCCCCATCAAGCAGTGGATGAAACAGGAGTTGAGGCCGCTGATGGAGGAGTACCTGTCGGTGGAGCGGCTGCGCCGGGGAGGAGAATTTCAGCCGGCCTATGTGCAGCGGCTGATGCAGGAGCATCTGACCGGAAAGGAAAATCACAGTCATCGCCTGTGGGCGTTGATGAGCTATCAAATGTGGCGCGAGCGCTGGTTGGAGACGCACACTGCGTAA
- a CDS encoding glycosyltransferase family 4 protein: MTAASNRFRLLMIAPQPWFQPRGTPFSVLHRIKALTTLGHQVDLATYHVGQDVPMERLRIVRAARVPGVRRVRIGPSKTKLLLDLTLYFQARALLQKNHYDLLHTHEEAGFFGVGLARRWKLPHLYDMHSSLPQQLSNFRYSRSKALMSLFTRLEERTIQSAGAVITICPELQNYVSERYPQVTSLLIENVADNQIVFPAEPGLQEKIKSELGLNGEKIVLYYGTLEPYQGIDLLIESAAHSLRTSPLPIRFVVVGGQEDQVRRYQQQARAAGVDGCFSFTGFVPPQAIPSYVALADVLVSTRMSGTNSPLKIYSYLRSGKPVVATDHVTHTQILTSEVVVLAAPTAEAFSRAVLWTLEHPEQAAAMTSAAGRLAEEKYRYQDYLDKVQWIVEQAVQNGPRG, from the coding sequence ATGACCGCAGCTTCAAACCGTTTTCGCCTGTTGATGATTGCGCCGCAACCCTGGTTTCAGCCGCGCGGAACGCCCTTCAGCGTCCTGCATCGCATCAAAGCGCTGACCACCCTGGGACATCAGGTCGATCTGGCGACCTATCATGTGGGCCAGGATGTGCCGATGGAACGGCTGCGGATCGTCCGCGCCGCTCGGGTGCCCGGCGTACGCCGTGTGCGCATCGGCCCTTCTAAAACCAAGTTATTGCTTGACTTGACTCTGTATTTCCAGGCCCGCGCTCTGCTGCAGAAAAACCACTATGATCTTTTGCACACCCATGAAGAGGCGGGCTTTTTCGGCGTCGGCCTGGCGCGCCGCTGGAAACTGCCTCATCTGTATGACATGCACTCCTCGCTGCCGCAGCAGTTGTCCAATTTTAGATACTCCCGCTCCAAGGCGCTGATGTCGCTGTTCACCCGGTTGGAGGAACGAACCATTCAATCCGCCGGTGCGGTAATCACCATCTGTCCAGAGCTGCAGAACTATGTAAGCGAGCGCTATCCGCAGGTCACCAGCCTGCTGATCGAGAACGTCGCTGACAATCAAATTGTTTTCCCTGCAGAGCCCGGTCTGCAGGAAAAAATCAAAAGCGAGCTGGGCCTGAACGGAGAGAAGATCGTGCTCTATTACGGGACGCTGGAGCCCTATCAGGGCATCGATCTGCTGATTGAAAGCGCGGCCCATAGCCTGCGCACCAGCCCGCTGCCCATCCGGTTTGTCGTGGTCGGGGGGCAGGAGGATCAGGTTCGTCGCTATCAGCAGCAGGCGCGCGCGGCCGGCGTAGACGGCTGTTTCTCTTTCACCGGTTTTGTCCCGCCGCAGGCGATTCCCAGCTATGTCGCTCTGGCCGACGTGTTGGTCTCGACACGCATGAGCGGAACCAACTCTCCACTCAAGATCTATTCGTATTTGCGCTCCGGCAAACCGGTGGTGGCCACCGACCATGTCACCCACACGCAGATTCTTACCTCCGAGGTGGTGGTGCTGGCTGCTCCGACGGCAGAGGCATTCAGCCGCGCTGTACTCTGGACTCTGGAGCACCCGGAGCAAGCGGCGGCGATGACCAGCGCCGCCGGCCGTCTGGCGGAAGAAAAGTACCGTTATCAGGATTATCTGGACAAGGTGCAATGGATCGTCGAGCAGGCGGTTCAGAACGGACCACGCGGGTGA
- a CDS encoding sugar transferase produces MVSEKEKFIGGIMKLVDIFVIIVAFLVAYFIDVRIRALAQLSIKAYGEVPTLAGFFYFASNYWQILVGFPLIWVSIYALNGVYRGFRLQTNRKMTWNLFVSHVWATLASGSLIFLLKLELYSRLYFSVFILTAFILILLEKRLFLYILDIIHSKGYNQENLLIVGTGKRARDFIRTVHMHRTWGLRIVGLIDDEHGLYGKEVEGYRVIGRLQDIPFLVNRLVIDRVIFVVPRLWLHRIEDALQACEEVGVSSSISLDLYNLHIAQTRQTDFNGYPLLEFETFHAQEWQLFIKRVIDIAISAVMLLLFSPLMVLVAILIKVTSRGPVFFKQIRCGLNGRKFIFYKFRSMVANADELKSGLMQHNEMDGPVFKMKRDPRITPFGHFLRRTSIDELPQLFNVLKGDMSIVGPRPPLVNEVENYQIWQRRRLSLKPGITCIWQVSGRNKIGFDQWMKMDLDYIDHWSLLLDAKILIKTIFVVLIGYGAE; encoded by the coding sequence ATGGTTTCAGAGAAGGAAAAATTCATCGGCGGCATCATGAAGCTCGTCGATATCTTTGTCATTATTGTAGCATTTCTCGTTGCTTATTTTATTGATGTGCGCATCCGCGCGCTGGCGCAGCTGAGCATCAAAGCCTATGGGGAAGTGCCGACGCTGGCGGGCTTTTTTTATTTCGCGTCGAATTACTGGCAGATCTTGGTGGGGTTTCCGCTGATCTGGGTCAGCATCTACGCCTTGAACGGCGTCTATCGGGGCTTTCGCCTGCAGACCAACCGCAAGATGACCTGGAACCTCTTTGTCTCCCACGTCTGGGCCACTTTGGCCTCCGGCAGTCTGATTTTTTTACTCAAGCTTGAGCTTTACAGCCGTCTCTATTTTTCTGTTTTTATCCTCACCGCTTTTATACTCATTCTGCTGGAAAAACGTCTCTTCCTATATATTCTCGACATCATCCATTCCAAAGGATACAACCAAGAGAACCTACTCATCGTCGGCACCGGCAAACGAGCGCGCGATTTTATCCGCACGGTGCACATGCATCGAACGTGGGGCCTGCGCATCGTCGGCCTTATCGATGACGAACACGGGCTCTATGGCAAGGAGGTGGAAGGCTATCGCGTGATCGGCCGGCTGCAAGACATTCCCTTTCTGGTCAACCGGCTGGTGATCGACCGGGTCATCTTTGTGGTCCCGCGTTTATGGCTGCATCGCATCGAAGACGCCCTGCAGGCCTGTGAGGAGGTAGGCGTATCCAGCTCCATCTCTCTGGATCTGTACAATCTGCACATCGCGCAGACACGGCAGACCGATTTCAACGGCTATCCGCTGCTGGAGTTTGAAACCTTTCATGCCCAAGAGTGGCAGCTGTTCATCAAGCGCGTGATCGATATCGCGATCTCCGCCGTCATGCTGCTCCTTTTTTCTCCGCTGATGGTGCTGGTGGCCATTCTGATCAAGGTCACCTCGCGCGGTCCGGTCTTTTTCAAGCAGATACGCTGCGGGCTGAACGGACGTAAATTTATTTTCTACAAGTTTCGCTCCATGGTGGCCAACGCGGATGAGTTGAAGAGCGGTCTTATGCAGCATAACGAGATGGATGGGCCGGTGTTCAAGATGAAGCGCGATCCACGCATCACCCCGTTCGGCCATTTTCTCCGCCGCACCAGCATCGACGAACTGCCGCAGCTGTTCAATGTGCTCAAGGGCGACATGAGCATTGTGGGCCCGCGGCCGCCGCTGGTCAATGAGGTGGAGAACTATCAGATCTGGCAACGCCGCCGGCTGAGTCTCAAGCCCGGCATCACCTGCATCTGGCAGGTGAGCGGCCGGAACAAGATCGGTTTCGATCAGTGGATGAAGATGGATCTCGATTATATCGATCACTGGTCTTTGCTGTTGGATGCAAAAATTTTAATTAAAACCATCTTTGTCGTACTGATCGGTTATGGGGCTGAATAA
- a CDS encoding NAD-dependent epimerase/dehydratase family protein, which yields MKILVTGGAGFIGSHLCARLLDLGHSVTAVDNFNTYYNPAIKRDNVSGMLAEPRFQLVEGDILDQPMLQRLFYENGFEHVVHLAARAGVRPSIQEPQLYDQVNITGTINLLELARKHQIKKFIFASSSSVYGNNLNAPFSESDAVDHPISPYAATKRAGELICYTYHHLYGLSTTCLRFFTVYGPRQRPDMAIHKFARLIAGGQPVPVFGSGDSQRDYTYIDDILLGIEAAWTYCSGYHIYNLGESQTVTLRHLIHLLEEALEKKARLEFYPDQPGDVALTCADISRAQAELNYYPQTKIEQGIPRFAAWFKEKQKYLV from the coding sequence ATGAAGATTCTGGTGACGGGCGGCGCCGGTTTTATCGGGTCGCATCTGTGCGCCCGACTGTTGGATTTGGGTCACTCAGTGACCGCTGTGGATAATTTTAACACCTACTATAATCCGGCCATCAAACGAGACAATGTGTCCGGAATGCTGGCGGAGCCCCGCTTTCAGCTGGTGGAAGGGGACATCCTGGATCAGCCGATGCTGCAAAGGCTGTTTTATGAGAACGGATTTGAGCATGTGGTGCATCTCGCCGCACGTGCAGGAGTCCGGCCCTCGATTCAGGAGCCGCAGTTGTACGATCAGGTCAACATCACCGGCACAATCAACTTGCTCGAGCTCGCGCGAAAGCATCAGATTAAAAAATTTATCTTTGCCTCCTCTTCGTCAGTATATGGCAACAACCTTAACGCGCCGTTCAGCGAGTCTGATGCGGTGGATCATCCCATTTCACCCTATGCCGCCACCAAGCGGGCCGGGGAATTGATTTGCTATACCTATCATCATCTGTACGGCCTGTCCACGACCTGTCTGCGTTTTTTCACCGTCTACGGCCCGCGGCAGCGTCCGGATATGGCGATACATAAATTCGCCCGACTCATCGCCGGCGGTCAACCGGTGCCGGTGTTCGGCAGCGGCGATTCACAACGCGACTATACCTATATCGACGATATCCTGCTTGGCATCGAAGCGGCCTGGACGTATTGCAGCGGCTACCATATCTACAACCTCGGAGAATCGCAGACTGTGACCTTGCGCCATCTCATCCATCTGCTTGAAGAGGCGCTGGAGAAAAAGGCCCGGCTGGAGTTTTATCCCGATCAACCTGGAGACGTCGCGCTGACCTGTGCGGACATCTCCCGGGCGCAGGCGGAGCTCAACTATTACCCGCAGACGAAAATCGAACAAGGGATCCCTCGTTTTGCGGCCTGGTTTAAAGAAAAACAAAAGTATCTGGTATAA